The following are from one region of the Staphylococcus schleiferi genome:
- the menD gene encoding 2-succinyl-5-enolpyruvyl-6-hydroxy-3-cyclohexene-1-carboxylic-acid synthase: protein MTNQSDLTEQVFHFVSELYAYGLREVVISPGSRSTPIALALECHPEIKTWIHPDERSAAFFALGLMKGSQRPVAIVCTSGTAAANYVPAIAESHISRLPLVVLTSDRPHELRNVGAPQAINQVGMFQNYVRFQCDLPIADGTVHMTEFNAYQIQKASQYFDGPQQGPVHFNLPFREPLTPDLSRLDLLKTETYDRPKYQKSIDLSRIEKTLKQAKGLIVVGDMQHQDISQILTFATVYDLPILADALNGIRATQHPNVIATYDLLLRAGLEIEADFVIRVGKPVVSKKLNQWLKTTDADQILVQNSSNVDAFPKKPDYFFEMSPNDFFRALGEVPGTYRKMWLSQWQNMEEQARLTITEHQKNANDESAYVSQLLDKLTDEDCLFVSNSMPIRDIDNLYFNQRGRIYANRGANGIDGVVSTALGMAVHQKVTLLIGDIAFYHDMNGMLMSKLNDIHMNIVLLNNDGGGIFSYLPQKKSASQHFERLFGTPTGLNFEYTALLYDFNFKRIQDLQAFEYANLTTMTPTLFEVMTNREKNYDAHQNLYQKLSEIVNVTL from the coding sequence ATGACTAATCAAAGTGATTTAACAGAACAAGTTTTTCATTTCGTTTCTGAGCTCTATGCGTATGGCTTGCGAGAAGTAGTGATTAGTCCAGGTTCTCGTTCGACACCAATCGCTTTGGCGTTGGAGTGTCATCCTGAAATTAAAACATGGATTCATCCAGATGAAAGAAGTGCTGCTTTTTTTGCATTAGGATTAATGAAGGGAAGTCAACGTCCGGTTGCAATCGTATGTACTTCTGGTACTGCCGCTGCGAATTATGTCCCTGCCATCGCAGAAAGCCATATTAGTCGTCTGCCACTTGTCGTATTAACGAGTGATAGACCACATGAGCTTCGAAATGTAGGGGCACCACAAGCGATTAATCAAGTGGGGATGTTTCAAAATTATGTTCGGTTTCAATGCGATTTGCCAATAGCAGATGGTACAGTGCATATGACTGAATTCAACGCATATCAAATCCAAAAAGCGAGTCAATATTTTGACGGACCCCAACAAGGGCCTGTCCATTTTAATTTGCCGTTTCGCGAGCCCCTTACACCCGACTTATCACGTTTAGACTTACTGAAAACAGAGACGTATGACCGTCCTAAATATCAAAAATCAATAGATTTAAGTCGTATTGAAAAAACATTGAAGCAAGCGAAAGGCTTAATTGTCGTTGGTGATATGCAACATCAAGATATATCACAAATTTTAACGTTTGCTACCGTGTATGATTTACCGATACTTGCGGATGCATTAAATGGCATACGTGCCACACAACATCCAAATGTGATTGCAACCTATGATTTACTTTTGCGTGCTGGACTTGAAATTGAAGCCGATTTTGTTATTAGAGTAGGAAAGCCGGTCGTATCTAAAAAATTAAATCAATGGTTGAAAACAACAGATGCAGATCAAATTTTAGTTCAAAACAGTTCAAACGTAGACGCATTTCCTAAAAAACCGGATTACTTTTTTGAAATGTCACCGAATGACTTTTTTAGAGCTTTAGGTGAGGTGCCTGGCACATATCGTAAAATGTGGCTGAGTCAATGGCAAAATATGGAAGAACAAGCCCGTTTAACGATTACGGAGCATCAAAAAAACGCTAATGATGAGTCTGCATATGTGAGTCAGTTACTGGATAAATTAACGGATGAAGACTGTTTGTTTGTAAGCAATAGTATGCCAATACGTGATATTGATAATTTATATTTTAATCAACGCGGTCGTATTTATGCCAATAGAGGTGCAAACGGAATAGATGGGGTTGTCTCAACTGCTTTAGGTATGGCTGTTCATCAAAAAGTAACATTACTTATTGGGGATATTGCCTTTTACCATGATATGAATGGTATGCTTATGTCTAAATTGAATGACATTCATATGAATATTGTGCTACTCAATAATGATGGAGGCGGTATTTTCTCATATTTACCACAGAAAAAGAGTGCTTCCCAACATTTTGAACGCTTATTCGGAACACCTACAGGGTTGAACTTTGAATACACTGCATTACTTTATGATTTTAATTTTAAGCGTATTCAAGACTTACAGGCATTTGAATATGCTAATTTGACGACGATGACACCAACATTGTTTGAAGTGATGACGAATCGTGAAAAAA